One genomic region from Pararge aegeria chromosome 14, ilParAegt1.1, whole genome shotgun sequence encodes:
- the LOC120629197 gene encoding dynein intermediate chain 3, ciliary-like, with the protein MKNFKIKSYTKSTYAYTKLRKSFGRQPLFQIVPAHIIDSINPNAELQNEYMLRNPVHREVQATLPQSEHDTNTKQIFIHEQGINHTEGGWPRDVHLYNEDHLNRHRRRVQHDDNYVHSILKMRPHIDHCIAQNNAIDMYETYFADMQLQTPVEKYHIQIANTFRDPFCRPISCIVWTNEKKAKLVASYCHKRYPESENYQKNVCYVWDVNKQTSPLFEFFPSHGCWQVACLPSESELLITGLENGTVSVFDIRVSSNSVGSSSIYNSHFAPVSALLYTHSRTNTEFFTGSPDGQCLWWDKRNISKPIDRLKMAVKLATNEEPSFINSEGVSSLEFDRGLPTKFLCGTESGLIINANRMGRSHSEILTSYWEAHTGPVRAVQRSPCTLRMFISCGDWRVRIWSEEVRTAPIIVTSPYRYQVTDVCWAPMRYSSYMAVSEDGVFYYWDLIRKFNKPVTKLHISRHGLNKLNPHPGGQSIAVGDYKGSLFLLHLSENMTIPGTNDKQLVHQIYNRETKREHNVDTRLKEIRLKARADVETPTILNEEDEISDVEDLEKLTEQYLNIVKEEMGQMGGVLANNLSYSNLSNIN; encoded by the coding sequence ATgaagaatttcaaaataaagAGTTACACGAAATCAACGTACGCGTATACAAAGTTACGAAAAAGTTTCGGGAGGCAGCCATTATTTCAAATTGTTCCTGCACATATAATAGATTCCATAAACCCCAACGCAGAGTTACAGAATGAATATATGCTTCGAAATCCTGTGCATCGTGAAGTGCAGGCCACTTTACCACAATCTGAACATGATACTAACACTAAGCAAATATTTATACACGAGCAAGGAATAAATCATACCGAAGGTGGTTGGCCTCGAGATGTTCATCTCTATAATGAAGATCACCTCAACCGTCATCGTCGTCGAGTACAACACGATGATAACTACGTGCATTCGATTTTAAAAATGAGACCTCATATTGATCACTGTATAGCACAAAACAACGCAATTGATATGTACGAAACGTATTTTGCTGATATGCAACTCCAAACACCAGTAGAGAAGTATCATATTCAAATTGCTAACACATTTCGGGATCCATTTTGTCGCCCTATATCATGCATTGTATGGACAAATGAAAAAAAGGCGAAATTAGTTGCATCATATTGCCACAAGAGGTATCCGGAATCGGAAAATTATCAGAAAAACGTTTGCTATGTCTGGGacgtaaataaacaaacttccccattatttgaattttttccgTCGCATGGATGTTGGCAAGTAGCATGCCTTCCATCGGAATCTGAATTATTGATTACTGGACTTGAAAATGGTACCGTTAGCGTATTTGACATTCGTGTAAGTTCTAACTCTGTAGGTAGCAGTTCCATCTACAACTCTCATTTTGCACCAGTTTCAGCCCTGCTTTACACCCATTCCCGAACTAACACCGAATTTTTTACTGGTTCTCCTGACGGGCAATGTCTTTGGTGggataaaagaaatatttccaaGCCTATTGATCGGTTGAAAATGGCTGTTAAATTAGCAACAAATGAAGAACCaagttttataaattctgaagGTGTCAGCAGTCTAGAATTTGATCGTGGCTTACCGACAAAATTTCTGTGCGGTACAGAGTCTGGGTTAATTATTAATGCTAATCGTATGGGTAGAAGCCATTCTGAGATTTTGACGTCATATTGGGAAGCACATACAGGACCAGTGAGAGCGGTTCAACGAAGCCCCTGTACTTTGAGAATGTTTATCTCTTGTGGAGATTGGAGAGTACGCATTTGGAGTGAAGAAGTTCGCACGGCACCTATTATTGTAACAAGTCCATATCGATATCAAGTGACTGATGTATGCTGGGCGCCTATGCGATATTCCAGTTACATGGCTGTTTCAGAAGatggtgtattttattattgggATCTTATAAGAAAATTCAATAAGCCAGTCACTAAACTCCATATATCCAGACATGGCCTAAATAAACTAAACCCTCATCCAGGAGGTCAATCGATTGCTGTTGGTGACTATAAGGgatcattatttttgttacatttatcTGAAAATATGACTATTCCCGGTACAAATGATAAACAGCTAGTGCATCAAATTTACAATAGAGAAACTAAACGGGAGCATAATGTAGATACGCGTCTCAAAGAAATACGTCTGAAAGCGCGTGCAGACGTAGAAACACCAACTATACTCAATGAAGAAGATGAAATTAGCGATGTTGAGGATCTTGAAAAATTAACTGAACAATATCTTAACATTGTTAAAGAAGAGATGGGTCAAATGGGTGGAGTATTAGCGAACAATTTATCATATAGCAATTTATCGAACATTAATTAA